A region from the uncultured Sunxiuqinia sp. genome encodes:
- a CDS encoding porin — translation MKKVSLLLLALLSFAVTGMSQTDEFKPGGKPFMKIFSNYHSTFSDGESASAFELTRLYLGYEYNFSENFSAKANLDIGDPGVGSLEMTAYVKNAYLRYKADDFTVNFGLISTTAFKTQESAWGYRYIAKSFQDAYKFNSSADLGVSVAYKFCDFFSADVIVTNGEGYKKLQSDSTFRTGFGLTANPVEKLTARIYYDFITDKNTQSSLATFIGYAGDNFSLGAEYNQQFNVKYVEDRELSGTSFYGTMKASSKVKVFARYDNLFSNTVSGGSADWNLSNDGQLYIAGLEYAPVKGIKLSPNFQGWSPADDSEEFSASIFLNCEIKF, via the coding sequence ATGAAAAAAGTTAGTCTTTTGTTATTAGCATTGCTCAGCTTTGCTGTAACAGGAATGTCCCAAACGGACGAGTTTAAACCAGGTGGAAAACCATTTATGAAAATTTTTAGTAATTATCACAGTACATTTTCTGATGGGGAATCAGCTTCCGCCTTCGAACTAACCAGGCTGTACCTTGGCTACGAGTATAACTTCAGCGAAAACTTTTCAGCAAAAGCAAATCTGGATATCGGTGATCCCGGTGTTGGTAGTTTGGAAATGACTGCCTACGTGAAAAACGCCTATTTAAGATATAAGGCAGACGATTTCACAGTAAATTTTGGTTTGATTTCAACTACGGCTTTTAAAACTCAGGAAAGTGCCTGGGGGTACCGTTACATTGCGAAATCATTTCAAGATGCCTATAAGTTCAACTCTAGTGCTGACTTAGGAGTAAGTGTCGCGTATAAGTTTTGTGATTTCTTCAGTGCCGATGTCATCGTTACCAACGGCGAAGGGTACAAAAAATTACAGTCAGACAGTACTTTCCGCACAGGTTTTGGTCTTACTGCCAATCCGGTTGAAAAGCTAACTGCACGCATTTACTACGACTTTATTACCGACAAAAATACACAATCTTCATTGGCGACTTTTATTGGTTATGCCGGCGATAATTTCTCATTAGGAGCCGAGTATAATCAACAGTTTAATGTTAAGTATGTTGAGGATCGCGAGTTGAGCGGTACCTCGTTTTACGGAACAATGAAAGCTTCTTCAAAAGTGAAGGTTTTTGCACGTTACGATAATCTATTTTCCAATACTGTTTCTGGTGGTTCTGCCGACTGGAATCTTTCGAATGATGGTCAGCTATACATCGCTGGTTTGGAGTATGCTCCAGTGAAAGGTATCAAGCTTTCACCTAACTTCCAGGGATGGAGTCCTGCCGATGACAGTGAGGAATTTAGTGCTTCAATATTTTTGAATTGTGAAATCAAATTTTAA
- the pstA gene encoding phosphate ABC transporter permease PstA has translation MKSTLSWKDHTSRRLLKDKAVLVGVVVLSLITISPIVLIISKLVAEGYQQISLGFLIENTPDTFEAMTAVANGENIPGGIANGIVGTLLMVVLASVIAIPIGVLTGIYLYENQGKFMANLTRNISDILQGVPSIVLGLISYLWVVRHITNGFSALAGSISLAIMMLPMIVRSTEETLKMIPQTLKEAALALGVPYHKVILKVLVPTGFSGLSTGILLGISRILGETAPLLLTALGSSIINLDITQPTSAIPLLIWEFYNDPNMIGLIWSSSLLLMAIVLILNIVSKQIAGKRN, from the coding sequence ATGAAATCGACTCTTTCATGGAAGGATCATACTTCGCGACGATTGCTGAAAGACAAAGCAGTTCTTGTTGGAGTGGTTGTTCTTTCACTCATCACCATATCACCTATTGTCCTCATCATATCGAAATTGGTTGCAGAGGGATATCAGCAGATTAGTCTTGGTTTTCTGATTGAAAACACACCGGACACCTTCGAAGCGATGACTGCTGTGGCCAATGGAGAAAATATTCCGGGTGGAATAGCCAACGGAATTGTCGGTACACTTTTAATGGTCGTTTTAGCCTCGGTAATTGCCATTCCAATTGGTGTGTTAACCGGCATTTATTTGTATGAAAATCAGGGAAAGTTTATGGCCAACCTCACCCGAAATATTTCAGATATTTTACAAGGGGTACCTTCAATTGTTCTTGGTTTGATTTCATATTTATGGGTAGTACGGCATATTACCAACGGCTTTTCAGCTTTAGCAGGTAGTATTTCTCTGGCAATTATGATGTTACCAATGATTGTGCGTTCTACCGAGGAAACGCTGAAAATGATTCCGCAAACATTAAAAGAAGCTGCACTGGCACTGGGAGTTCCCTATCATAAAGTGATTTTAAAGGTATTGGTTCCAACTGGATTCAGTGGACTGTCAACCGGAATATTACTTGGGATTTCGCGTATTTTGGGTGAAACAGCTCCCTTGTTGCTCACAGCTTTGGGCAGCTCCATCATCAATCTCGATATTACACAGCCAACCAGTGCTATTCCGTTGTTGATCTGGGAATTTTACAACGACCCGAATATGATTGGACTAATTTGGAGTTCGTCGCTGTTGTTGATGGCTATTGTATTAATTTTGAATATTGTGTCGAAGCAGATTGCAGGCAAAAGAAACTAG
- a CDS encoding M14 family metallopeptidase — protein sequence MEYFHESNEECCSIFRTVAREISSNYTNAQVGKIMVDSMIAPDLTVDWLYVPAQKQLRKLLVLTSGLHEIEGFTGSAIQLIFSDKILSRLSLDELGDVFIHGLNPYGFKYFRKVTENNIDLNRNCVINPMLYQRINAGYSKMSNLLIPKGKLSIDKLQYRFFHFNAIYKIIKESLPILRQAALQGQYEYEKGIYYGGKKMEPQLVALKPLLKTIFKDYQSILSVDLHWLRQTWKNAPVLQSN from the coding sequence ATGGAGTATTTTCACGAAAGCAATGAAGAATGTTGCAGCATCTTTCGAACTGTTGCAAGAGAAATCAGCTCCAACTATACTAACGCCCAGGTTGGCAAAATCATGGTCGATAGCATGATTGCCCCTGACCTAACAGTTGACTGGCTTTATGTTCCAGCACAAAAGCAACTCCGGAAATTACTGGTTCTTACTTCAGGACTTCACGAAATTGAAGGATTTACCGGTAGCGCTATTCAACTCATATTCAGTGATAAGATATTGAGCAGATTATCGCTCGATGAGCTGGGGGACGTATTTATTCACGGTCTTAATCCTTATGGATTTAAGTACTTCAGAAAAGTAACCGAAAACAATATCGACTTAAATCGAAACTGTGTGATTAATCCAATGTTGTATCAACGCATTAATGCGGGTTATTCTAAAATGTCGAATCTGCTAATCCCCAAAGGAAAGTTGTCAATCGATAAACTACAATATCGCTTTTTTCACTTCAATGCTATCTATAAAATAATTAAAGAGTCCCTCCCAATCCTTCGTCAGGCTGCATTACAAGGGCAGTACGAATACGAAAAAGGAATATATTATGGAGGCAAAAAAATGGAGCCACAACTCGTGGCACTTAAACCTTTATTGAAGACTATTTTTAAAGACTACCAATCGATATTGAGTGTAGACTTGCACTGGCTAAGGCAAACGTGGAAAAATGCACCTGTTCTTCAATCCAATTGA
- the pstB gene encoding phosphate ABC transporter ATP-binding protein PstB, with the protein MTNTIAEVKKPILSLKDLSIAYDKKYAVKNVSVEIKKNTVTAIMGPSGCGKSTLLRALNRMHELYENITTEGEAFLNGNNIYDMSPIKLRRHMGMVFQRPNPFPTMSIYDNVIAGYKLNGIRTKTKERDEIVERSLRDVALWDEVKDSLFKKGTFLSGGQQQRLCIARALAFSPEVILMDEPTSALDPIATSKVEDLLVKLKENYTIVLVTHNMSQAARISDYSLFMYLGELVEYGKTKNMFTNPIDPRTEEYLTGKFG; encoded by the coding sequence ATGACAAACACTATAGCTGAAGTTAAAAAACCGATTCTCTCACTAAAAGATTTATCAATCGCCTATGATAAAAAATATGCGGTGAAGAATGTGTCGGTTGAAATAAAGAAGAATACCGTTACTGCAATCATGGGACCATCGGGCTGTGGTAAAAGTACCTTGCTGCGGGCATTAAACCGGATGCACGAACTGTACGAAAACATCACCACCGAAGGGGAAGCTTTTCTGAATGGAAACAACATTTACGATATGTCTCCCATCAAGTTGAGAAGGCACATGGGAATGGTGTTTCAACGCCCAAATCCGTTCCCAACCATGAGCATTTATGATAATGTAATTGCCGGGTACAAGCTGAATGGTATTCGCACGAAGACGAAAGAGCGTGACGAGATTGTTGAGCGTTCTTTACGCGATGTGGCACTTTGGGATGAAGTGAAAGATTCGCTTTTCAAAAAAGGCACGTTCCTGTCGGGAGGACAGCAGCAACGCTTGTGTATTGCGAGGGCTTTGGCATTTAGTCCCGAGGTTATCTTAATGGATGAGCCAACGTCGGCCTTGGATCCGATAGCGACTTCAAAGGTTGAAGACTTATTGGTAAAACTGAAGGAGAATTACACCATTGTGTTGGTTACTCACAATATGTCGCAGGCTGCCCGCATCTCTGATTACTCATTATTTATGTATCTTGGAGAGTTAGTGGAGTATGGTAAAACAAAAAACATGTTTACCAATCCGATTGACCCTCGAACAGAAGAATATTTAACAGGTAAATTTGGTTGA
- a CDS encoding bile acid:sodium symporter family protein encodes MANSRIQNFKRLLPDGFIAGIVLMILLAWLIPGVGGEGSAIELRVLIRYGISLLFFFYGLRLSPEKLKKDLSNWRLHLLIQSITFIAFPLVILAFRPLLAGTENEILWLAVFFLAALPSTVSSSVVMVSLAEGNIPSAIFNASVSGIIGIIITPLWVGLFMEKQSGAFAFAEVIGDLVMQILIPVCIGLFLHRWWGNWAIRNKRYFSLFDKSVILTIVYRSFSDSFLNGVFTSIKVHELLILGASVVALFFFVFEGTKLLTKAFHFSREDQITVLFCGSKKSLVHGSVMAAVLFAGSSFGSLFIVPVMIYHAFQLFYISIVARRYGKEKTMDNKSQSN; translated from the coding sequence ATGGCAAACAGTCGCATTCAAAACTTCAAACGCCTTTTACCCGACGGATTTATCGCAGGCATCGTTTTGATGATTCTGCTCGCTTGGTTGATACCTGGTGTTGGAGGCGAAGGGAGTGCCATCGAGTTAAGGGTTTTGATCCGTTACGGCATTTCACTCTTGTTTTTCTTTTATGGCTTACGATTGAGTCCCGAAAAACTAAAAAAAGATCTCAGTAATTGGCGTTTACATTTGCTAATTCAATCCATCACCTTTATCGCATTTCCTTTGGTGATACTGGCCTTTCGTCCGCTATTGGCAGGTACTGAAAATGAGATTCTGTGGTTGGCTGTGTTCTTTCTGGCTGCATTGCCCTCTACGGTGTCGTCCTCAGTGGTCATGGTGTCTCTGGCCGAAGGAAACATACCGAGTGCTATTTTCAACGCCAGTGTCTCCGGCATTATTGGCATTATCATTACCCCCTTGTGGGTTGGCTTATTTATGGAGAAGCAAAGCGGTGCCTTTGCTTTTGCCGAAGTGATTGGTGATCTGGTCATGCAAATCCTTATTCCGGTCTGCATCGGACTATTCTTACATCGTTGGTGGGGGAATTGGGCCATCCGCAATAAACGTTATTTTAGCTTGTTCGATAAGTCGGTTATCCTAACCATTGTGTATCGGAGCTTTAGCGATTCTTTTTTGAATGGCGTTTTTACCAGCATAAAAGTGCACGAGTTATTGATTTTAGGTGCTAGTGTCGTCGCTCTGTTCTTTTTCGTTTTTGAAGGAACGAAGTTGTTGACGAAAGCTTTTCATTTTAGCAGAGAAGATCAAATTACGGTGCTGTTTTGTGGGTCGAAAAAATCACTGGTTCATGGCTCGGTCATGGCCGCAGTACTGTTTGCCGGATCATCATTTGGCAGCTTATTTATAGTCCCCGTGATGATCTATCACGCCTTTCAACTCTTCTACATTAGCATTGTCGCCAGACGGTATGGGAAAGAAAAGACTATGGATAATAAAAGTCAGAGTAATTAG
- the pstS gene encoding phosphate ABC transporter substrate-binding protein PstS has product MRVFLSFILAVVLFSACQNSAKKSNSSGENVSLTAAGATFPLPYYNLAFKDYTKKAGTLVTYGGIGSGGGIRSLKDKVVDFGATDAYLSDDKLAEMPGEVVHIPTCMGAVVIAYNLPGIDELKLSDALLEKIFMGEITNWNDAELKANNPGVALPDLEITFVHRSDGSGTTYIFSDYMTKVSKKWADEVGTGKSLKWPVGMGAKGNPGVAGTISQAEGAVGYIGSEFAFAQKIQTAKVQNSSGEYILPSIESISAAAQGEIPADTRVMLTNSSDPASYPISGFTWIILYKDQAYDGRSMAQAKATVEFLDWMVSEEAQAQAAKVNYAPLPEAAVQKAKAILRSVTYEGKTILE; this is encoded by the coding sequence ATGAGAGTATTTTTATCTTTTATTTTGGCTGTTGTGCTTTTTAGTGCTTGTCAAAACTCAGCAAAAAAATCAAATTCAAGCGGTGAAAATGTTAGTTTAACTGCTGCTGGTGCGACTTTCCCATTGCCATATTACAACTTGGCATTCAAAGACTATACAAAAAAAGCAGGAACCTTGGTTACCTATGGTGGTATTGGTTCCGGAGGTGGTATTCGTAGTCTGAAAGACAAAGTAGTTGATTTTGGAGCTACCGATGCTTATTTAAGTGATGACAAATTAGCAGAGATGCCTGGTGAAGTAGTTCACATTCCTACCTGCATGGGAGCCGTGGTAATTGCCTACAATTTACCTGGAATTGATGAGCTAAAACTATCGGATGCCTTGTTGGAGAAAATTTTCATGGGTGAAATTACAAACTGGAACGATGCCGAATTGAAAGCAAACAACCCGGGAGTAGCTCTTCCTGACCTGGAAATTACTTTTGTGCACCGTTCGGATGGTAGCGGGACCACTTACATTTTTAGCGATTATATGACTAAAGTTAGCAAAAAATGGGCAGACGAAGTAGGAACAGGAAAATCATTGAAATGGCCCGTTGGAATGGGAGCAAAGGGGAATCCCGGAGTTGCCGGAACAATAAGTCAAGCTGAAGGTGCTGTTGGTTACATCGGTTCTGAATTTGCTTTCGCACAAAAAATTCAAACCGCCAAAGTACAGAACAGCAGCGGCGAATATATTTTGCCAAGCATCGAAAGTATCAGTGCAGCAGCACAAGGAGAAATTCCTGCTGATACTCGTGTCATGTTGACTAATTCATCTGATCCTGCTTCATACCCAATCAGTGGTTTTACCTGGATTATTTTGTACAAAGATCAGGCGTACGACGGGCGCTCAATGGCGCAAGCCAAAGCAACAGTTGAATTCCTTGATTGGATGGTGAGCGAAGAAGCACAAGCACAGGCTGCAAAAGTAAACTATGCTCCGCTTCCTGAAGCAGCTGTTCAAAAAGCAAAAGCAATTCTTCGTAGCGTTACTTACGAGGGCAAAACTATTTTGGAGTAG
- the pstC gene encoding phosphate ABC transporter permease subunit PstC produces MNSDKITKTVLFSVSILILMLAAGMLYSLVGGAIPAFKEFGLKFIFSGEWNPTEGEENYGALPFIVGTLMTSFGALILCLPLSFSTSLFLGEYFRGTRVARILGLLVDLLAGIPSIVYGLWGFYVLRPALIEIGFGGRGFGIFTAALILAVMIIPYATSLSNEIISMVPNDLKEAAYSLGATRLEVITSVTIPNARSGIVAGYILAFGRALGETMAVTMLIGNTNQVPTSFLGTGNTMASVIANQFGEADGLKLSSLIAIGLLLFLITGIINAAGKLIIKKMN; encoded by the coding sequence ATGAATAGTGATAAAATCACAAAAACCGTTTTATTTTCAGTTTCAATATTAATCTTAATGTTGGCTGCAGGTATGCTATACTCTCTGGTAGGAGGTGCCATACCTGCATTCAAGGAATTTGGGCTGAAGTTTATCTTTTCCGGAGAATGGAACCCAACCGAAGGTGAAGAAAACTATGGAGCTTTGCCGTTTATTGTTGGAACACTGATGACTTCCTTTGGCGCTCTGATTCTTTGTTTGCCATTATCATTTTCCACCTCACTATTTTTGGGTGAATATTTTCGTGGCACTCGCGTTGCTCGAATCCTGGGACTTTTAGTTGATTTATTGGCTGGGATACCGTCTATCGTTTACGGACTTTGGGGCTTTTATGTACTGCGCCCGGCATTGATAGAAATTGGATTTGGAGGTCGTGGATTTGGTATTTTCACAGCAGCTCTGATTTTGGCTGTTATGATTATTCCTTACGCAACATCGCTGAGCAACGAAATTATCAGCATGGTGCCCAACGATTTAAAGGAAGCGGCCTATTCTCTTGGCGCAACACGTCTGGAAGTGATTACCTCAGTTACTATTCCAAATGCACGGTCGGGAATTGTGGCCGGGTATATTTTGGCTTTTGGTCGCGCATTGGGCGAAACGATGGCTGTAACCATGCTCATTGGCAACACCAACCAGGTACCAACAAGCTTTTTGGGAACGGGGAATACTATGGCCAGTGTCATTGCCAATCAATTTGGCGAAGCTGATGGACTAAAACTTAGTTCGTTAATAGCTATTGGTTTGCTTTTATTCCTCATTACCGGAATAATCAATGCTGCCGGGAAACTGATTATTAAAAAGATGAATTAA
- a CDS encoding aldo/keto reductase yields MDFTNITRYRTKMEYRRFGKTEKEVSVITLGGMRFKHGWNDPRHEIPPDTLAQATKTVELALEHGINLIETAHGYKKSETAFGIVLNEKLKVKRDSYYLMTKGNANTAEDMRALVNEQLQTLQTDYFDFYGWHGINTMDLQKSACAPGGPVEELLKMKKEGIIGHVGFSTHGPLNVILKAIETDLFDFVNLHYYYFFQRNKPAIDLAAAKDMGVFIISPNDKGGQLFNPPQKLIDLTAPLHPIQWNARFCLSNPNVHTLSFGITEREHFNPINGIFPASAPLSEDDAKIKHKLDEQVQSDPYAHYEGYEMLGDPSGLNIPEILRFRKLWKCYDMKDFGLYRYNMFQEKDHWFPGNFPTSENLKKIDNSKCPNEIPLVELIEETHAGLYKPKENKA; encoded by the coding sequence ATGGATTTTACAAACATCACCCGATACCGAACCAAAATGGAATATCGCCGCTTTGGCAAAACCGAGAAGGAGGTAAGTGTAATTACCTTGGGAGGCATGCGCTTTAAACATGGCTGGAACGATCCGCGCCATGAGATCCCACCCGATACGCTTGCTCAGGCAACCAAAACAGTGGAGTTAGCTCTGGAGCATGGTATCAACCTGATTGAGACGGCGCATGGGTATAAAAAAAGTGAAACTGCTTTTGGTATTGTATTGAATGAAAAGCTGAAGGTAAAGCGCGACTCCTATTATCTGATGACGAAAGGAAACGCAAATACAGCAGAGGATATGCGCGCATTGGTGAATGAGCAACTGCAAACTCTGCAAACTGATTATTTTGATTTTTATGGCTGGCATGGCATTAATACCATGGATCTGCAAAAATCAGCCTGTGCTCCCGGTGGGCCGGTTGAGGAACTGCTAAAAATGAAGAAAGAAGGCATAATCGGGCATGTTGGATTTAGCACACACGGTCCGTTGAATGTCATTTTGAAAGCCATTGAAACTGATTTGTTCGACTTTGTGAACCTGCATTATTATTACTTTTTCCAACGTAATAAACCGGCTATCGATTTGGCTGCAGCAAAAGATATGGGAGTATTCATTATTTCCCCGAACGACAAAGGAGGTCAACTGTTTAATCCACCGCAAAAGCTGATTGATCTCACCGCTCCGTTGCATCCCATTCAGTGGAATGCCCGATTCTGTTTGAGCAATCCGAACGTGCACACCCTCTCTTTTGGCATTACCGAACGTGAGCATTTCAACCCGATCAATGGTATTTTCCCGGCGTCGGCTCCGCTATCTGAAGATGATGCAAAGATCAAACACAAGCTGGATGAGCAGGTGCAGTCTGATCCGTATGCTCACTACGAAGGCTACGAAATGCTGGGCGATCCCTCGGGCCTCAACATTCCAGAGATTTTACGTTTTCGAAAACTTTGGAAATGCTATGACATGAAAGACTTTGGACTCTACCGATACAACATGTTTCAGGAAAAAGACCACTGGTTTCCGGGAAATTTCCCCACCTCAGAAAACCTAAAGAAAATTGACAACAGCAAGTGCCCGAATGAAATTCCGCTTGTTGAGTTAATTGAGGAAACACATGCCGGGCTTTATAAACCGAAAGAAAATAAAGCATAA
- a CDS encoding SIMPL domain-containing protein (The SIMPL domain is named for its presence in mouse protein SIMPL (signalling molecule that associates with mouse pelle-like kinase). Bacterial member BP26, from Brucella, was shown to assemble into a channel-like structure, while YggE from E. coli has been associated with resistance to oxidative stress.) has product MKKPSITKIIVLAIAIILAGYFIGNMHKNGIQSNRHVEVKGLSEREVKADLAVWPIQITLTGNDLKLLKTEIEDQKKQVQQFFVDHGFTAEELSMGSTNIDDARAQMYGGNMQNRQYRYIVKTEFTVRTDDVGRLQAALSESLSLISKGIVIGSKNTWRPVEFIFTKLNEIKPSMIEEATKNAREVAKKFAMDSNSKVGKIKTARQGLFTISDRDQNTPHIKIVRVVSTIDYFLED; this is encoded by the coding sequence ATGAAAAAACCGAGTATAACGAAAATAATAGTTCTTGCGATTGCCATTATTTTGGCCGGATATTTTATTGGCAATATGCATAAAAATGGTATTCAATCGAACAGGCATGTTGAGGTGAAAGGCTTATCAGAACGAGAAGTTAAGGCTGATCTGGCTGTTTGGCCAATTCAAATTACACTTACGGGCAATGATTTGAAGTTGTTAAAAACTGAAATTGAAGATCAGAAAAAACAGGTGCAGCAGTTTTTTGTCGATCATGGTTTTACGGCTGAAGAGCTGAGCATGGGATCGACCAATATTGATGATGCCCGTGCACAAATGTATGGTGGTAATATGCAAAACCGCCAATATCGATATATTGTGAAAACCGAATTTACGGTGCGAACCGACGATGTTGGTCGGTTGCAGGCAGCATTAAGCGAATCTCTCTCATTGATATCGAAAGGAATTGTAATTGGATCGAAAAATACCTGGAGACCAGTGGAATTTATTTTCACCAAATTGAATGAAATTAAACCATCAATGATCGAGGAGGCTACAAAAAATGCCCGTGAAGTAGCTAAGAAATTTGCCATGGACTCGAACTCTAAAGTCGGTAAAATTAAAACTGCTCGTCAAGGTTTATTTACGATTTCAGACCGTGATCAAAACACGCCGCATATTAAAATCGTTCGAGTAGTTTCTACTATCGATTACTTTTTGGAAGACTAG
- a CDS encoding carboxypeptidase-like regulatory domain-containing protein has protein sequence MRNSILFVSLLCVLLPFVLNAQEKQDYWPDAKVSVQIKDGKLIDLFDQISALTGIYFSYDPSLVDADQPISIEAKNQTIDQVLKTVFSERFSFQFLKNQLIITVNQQEDGSGDSAAIFKSVFKLSGKLTDQQTRQSIPYASISVSGHPFGTISNGDGEFRITIPSEYKSENLVFSCLGYSRHLISLDTLMQSELDIQLTPINIQLKEVKVTAIDPMEVMDQLIENIETNYSTSQQLMTSFYREVLKQNDDYINVSEAVMDILKSSYGNTFRQDNIRYLKGRKTKGARPSVLMVDFKMQGGPYYITKLDVVKTRDSFIDPEFREYYKYKVDRVILYRGRPTVVIQFEPDGRFDYLTYEGELYIDRESYALVYAAFSLSRNGKKVARKSLIRKKPRGFNVRPIELNYTASYKNHNDRWYFNAAQASVKFHVKSRRDKINSVFHSISDLLVTDYRETNLKRFSRHENFNSSEIFSEIITDYDEDFWGDYNIIKPTEDLRNALKKESAKESSFHTNPQTNQLTLQKSMP, from the coding sequence GTGAGAAATAGTATCCTGTTTGTTTCCTTGCTTTGTGTGTTGCTGCCATTTGTATTGAATGCTCAGGAAAAGCAAGATTACTGGCCGGATGCCAAAGTCTCAGTTCAGATTAAAGACGGAAAATTAATCGATCTGTTTGATCAAATTTCTGCTTTAACAGGAATCTACTTTTCCTATGACCCCAGTTTAGTTGATGCCGATCAGCCAATCTCAATTGAGGCGAAGAATCAAACGATTGATCAAGTTCTGAAAACTGTTTTTTCGGAGCGATTTTCATTTCAATTTCTAAAAAATCAACTTATCATTACTGTTAATCAACAAGAAGATGGAAGCGGGGATTCAGCAGCAATCTTCAAGTCGGTTTTTAAGCTAAGTGGAAAACTAACCGATCAGCAAACACGTCAATCAATTCCATACGCCAGTATTTCGGTGTCCGGACATCCGTTCGGAACCATTTCGAATGGCGATGGAGAATTTCGAATAACAATTCCCAGCGAGTATAAGTCTGAAAATCTGGTTTTTTCCTGTCTGGGATACAGTCGGCATTTGATTTCGCTGGATACGCTTATGCAAAGTGAATTGGATATTCAACTAACACCGATAAATATTCAGTTAAAAGAAGTAAAAGTAACAGCGATTGATCCGATGGAAGTGATGGACCAGTTGATCGAAAATATTGAAACAAATTACTCCACTTCGCAGCAACTAATGACCTCGTTTTATCGTGAGGTGTTGAAGCAAAACGATGACTACATCAATGTTTCGGAAGCGGTAATGGATATTCTAAAATCGTCTTACGGCAACACCTTTCGGCAAGACAATATTCGCTACCTGAAAGGACGAAAAACGAAGGGAGCCAGACCTTCAGTGCTCATGGTAGACTTTAAAATGCAAGGAGGCCCGTATTACATCACTAAACTTGATGTTGTGAAAACCAGAGATTCGTTCATCGATCCGGAGTTCAGAGAATACTACAAATACAAAGTCGACCGGGTAATTCTGTATCGGGGGCGACCAACTGTGGTAATTCAGTTTGAACCTGATGGTCGATTCGACTACCTGACCTATGAGGGAGAGCTTTACATTGATCGCGAAAGCTATGCACTTGTTTACGCTGCGTTTAGTTTGAGTAGAAATGGTAAGAAAGTTGCCCGGAAATCCTTAATTCGTAAAAAGCCGAGGGGGTTCAACGTTCGCCCCATCGAACTGAATTACACGGCTTCATATAAAAACCATAATGATCGCTGGTATTTTAATGCCGCTCAGGCATCTGTCAAGTTCCATGTAAAAAGTCGTCGCGATAAAATCAATTCGGTCTTTCACAGTATTTCCGATTTGTTAGTGACCGATTATCGGGAAACCAACCTGAAGCGGTTTAGCCGACATGAAAATTTTAACTCCTCTGAAATTTTCAGTGAGATTATTACTGATTACGATGAAGATTTTTGGGGTGACTACAATATTATAAAACCAACAGAAGATCTTCGGAACGCCTTGAAAAAGGAATCTGCAAAAGAAAGTTCTTTTCATACCAATCCACAAACCAATCAATTAACTTTACAAAAGAGCATGCCATGA